A genome region from Bacillaceae bacterium IKA-2 includes the following:
- a CDS encoding head-tail adaptor protein, which produces MSYGKMNEFIDVISTEPVKDAEGFVTTGDNILASVRAYKEDRHGTEKWANRATFSTASALFRFRKIPSIEITTTLIITCSDGRYNILSVEDVKGRGMYIEVLAERVIASG; this is translated from the coding sequence ATGAGTTATGGCAAGATGAACGAATTTATAGATGTCATATCCACTGAGCCAGTAAAAGATGCGGAGGGGTTTGTAACAACAGGCGATAACATTTTAGCTTCCGTAAGAGCCTACAAAGAGGATCGCCATGGTACTGAGAAATGGGCAAATCGGGCCACATTTTCCACAGCATCCGCTCTATTTCGTTTCAGAAAGATACCAAGTATTGAAATTACAACTACGCTTATCATCACATGTTCGGATGGGCGCTATAACATTCTCAGTGTTGAAGATGTAAAGGGGAGAGGGATGTATATTGAGGTGCTGGCAGAGAGGGTGATTGCAAGTGGCTAA
- a CDS encoding head-tail connector protein produces the protein MDTLLLTVKENLILTHSEDDNLLQGFITAAVSYAESYQKKPEGFYTDAPMHPTTKQAVIMLSSHFYESRDGSTGGFFSDNVQASQQVWNVVNMLLRLNKDVII, from the coding sequence ATGGATACTTTACTCTTAACAGTTAAAGAGAATTTAATATTAACGCATAGCGAAGATGATAATCTACTTCAAGGCTTCATCACTGCTGCTGTTTCCTATGCAGAAAGCTATCAGAAAAAGCCAGAAGGATTTTACACAGATGCTCCGATGCACCCGACTACGAAGCAAGCAGTCATCATGCTATCATCACACTTTTATGAGAGTCGTGACGGTAGCACTGGTGGCTTTTTTAGTGATAATGTGCAAGCTTCGCAGCAGGTTTGGAATGTAGTTAACATGCTGCTGAGACTAAATAAGGATGTGATTATATGA
- a CDS encoding phage tail protein, translated as MATIGLDRLYYSKITEGANGTETYETPISLAKAMKADLSVELAEAVLYADDGAAEVVKEFKSGKLSLGIDDIGTTAAEDLTGAKIDDNKVLISASEDGGTPVAIGFRAKKANGKYRYFWLFRVKFGIPATNLLTKGDSISFQTPTIEGTVMRRNKLDGLGNHPWKAEVSEDDTGVVADTISTWFTEVYEPVFTVTP; from the coding sequence ATGGCAACCATTGGACTAGATAGACTTTATTATTCAAAAATAACAGAAGGAGCAAATGGTACAGAAACCTACGAAACCCCAATATCTCTTGCAAAAGCAATGAAGGCAGATTTGTCCGTTGAACTTGCGGAAGCTGTGCTTTATGCGGATGATGGTGCGGCTGAGGTGGTAAAAGAATTTAAGAGTGGAAAGTTATCCCTTGGTATTGATGACATTGGTACAACAGCAGCAGAGGATCTAACAGGAGCAAAGATTGACGACAATAAGGTGTTAATCTCTGCAAGTGAGGATGGTGGCACACCGGTAGCCATTGGGTTTAGAGCAAAGAAGGCTAACGGCAAATATCGATACTTTTGGCTCTTTCGAGTCAAGTTTGGTATACCAGCAACCAATTTATTAACAAAAGGTGATAGCATTTCTTTTCAAACACCGACCATTGAAGGAACAGTGATGCGAAGAAACAAGCTGGACGGACTTGGCAACCATCCATGGAAAGCCGAAGTTAGCGAAGATGATACTGGTGTTGTTGCAGATACCATCAGCACGTGGTTTACGGAAGTATACGAGCCTGTATTTACAGTAACACCATAA
- a CDS encoding HK97 gp10 family phage protein has translation MAKVDIKMPDDFLLKLSRLEEKTDVIVPKILDAGAEVVVSKVKSNLLSIIGKGTKYDTKSTGELSAALGVSPAKQDRDGNYNVKIGFSEPRRDGESNAKLANIIEYGKSGQPAKPFLKPAKSATRSACVEAMKAELEKELGQI, from the coding sequence GTGGCTAAAGTAGATATCAAAATGCCAGATGACTTTCTTTTAAAACTATCAAGGCTAGAGGAAAAAACGGATGTGATTGTACCAAAGATACTGGATGCAGGTGCTGAAGTTGTGGTTTCAAAGGTAAAATCAAATCTGTTATCGATTATCGGAAAAGGAACAAAGTATGATACAAAATCAACTGGTGAGTTATCAGCGGCACTTGGGGTCTCCCCAGCCAAACAAGATAGAGATGGAAATTACAATGTCAAGATAGGGTTTAGTGAACCAAGAAGAGATGGTGAGAGCAATGCGAAACTTGCTAATATTATCGAGTATGGCAAAAGCGGACAGCCTGCAAAGCCATTTTTAAAGCCTGCAAAATCAGCAACAAGATCCGCTTGTGTTGAGGCTATGAAAGCAGAGCTTGAAAAGGAGCTAGGTCAAATATGA